A window of Periplaneta americana isolate PAMFEO1 chromosome 9, P.americana_PAMFEO1_priV1, whole genome shotgun sequence genomic DNA:
CATTGTCtgaagcctatttatttattccagtAGCTGATACATGACTTTTTTTGTGGGATTCTTTAATAACAATCGCATTTTATTACACAAATGCATCTTCCAACCGAAGTGCTCTATCCCTGATGCCATGATATATGCACCGCGGAAGTTAAGAGATCTAGGAGTTTTCAGAGCTCAGTGGGAAGCATTTCTTCAGCACATAAATGTATGTCTGCTGCTTCTGGATGAAAAGAATCCTTATATTGCTGTTACCCGAAACCTTCAAGACGAAATTGATCTGAGTATTAGTCGCTTACCCCTTCAGCCAGACCAAGTTACTGATTTTCGTCCAAAATGTTTGAGAAGAACACTTCGTGAGGACTCCTTTAAGAAATGGAGTGAACTTCCTGGAAAAGGGAAAGGTGTCACATTTTATTCCCACTGGAAGGGAATGCATGAATTTCCAACAAGAAGGGTCTCTCCTGCAGCCAATGGACTGAAGCGATCAAAATGAGCTGCAACGTTATTCCAGTAAGAACTCTCCCAGGCAGAAGCCTTGGTACTACCCATTGCAGAAGATTCGATGAGCAAGAAACCTTAGCCCATGTACTGGGTTTTTGCCGGAAGGGAaaattactgagaattgaccgtcataataaaattcactccatgattgccaatgaacttcgccggactgataagtatgaggtgtacgaggaaattggaTGCCTTTCTGCTGACAgttcaactcgaagagcagatatcattattatagacaggaaaaaaaattgtggactcattctcgatcccacagtccaATTTgacgaggaacaacctagagaagtctgcaaagaaaaacggcaatttatctgccatgctgcagcgatttggggaccaaatataacatcaagacatgggacgttataggaattatgattggggctagaggcacaatcccacgggagtccatagaagtcttccgaaaattgaAAGTTCCTGACaacaccctggacatgatatcctccactgcactgaagtcatcgattagcataattaatcatcatttatattctttataaaatgtaatttgtcttgtagccctaaattgtttgttacatatccaataaatttttcaatgatagtctacctaactagggtttctattaaagaaaaaattaaataaatataaatattcatttagaattgattaggaggccgattattaaaccctggttgggacggctatcaaatatcaTTTCTAAGTTTTCTTTCATACTGTTAatgcttttgttttgtttaccgagattttcatgttatatttgcttggtatttatttaaatttgtggaATAATATTGCAGTATTATAgttgattaaatttaaattaccaTTATACAGTTACATTATATATGTATTACTGCTGTTATCACTATTCCCTACTCTATATGAgtggatgaaataaataaatgagtgtgaATACAGTCGATACCGTGCTAACAATACATCCTTTGAGCTAAGGATTGCGCCTCTAAGCGTTATTTTTACtggattatttaataacaatcGCCTTATTATTATACTACTATAATATAtccttcagtccacacctgtgaagtaacggttagcgcgtctggccaagaaaccaggtggcccggattcgattctcggtcgagacaagttacctggtagaggtttgttccggggttttccctcaacccaatatgagaaaatgctgggtaactttctgtgctggatccctaactcatttcactggcatcacgtccatctcattcagacgccaaataaccgaagatgttgataaagcgtcgtaaaattacctactaaaataatgaaaaaaaaacctCTTCCAAGCAAAGAGATTATTTTCAATAGACCGCGGAATTGCCGTCTTGAGTCTTCAGAAATTACGTCATCTCTACGCCGTTCGCCGATCCATGTCGtaagaaatgtcatttttttgGATGCAACAGAAGATATTATGTTATATAACTTTTCTTCGTACTTTTAGTATGGTTTTTGTTTTGCAGTATAACAACACATGATATTTGCACTATAAACAGTTGTTATGTAATCTTATCTGCTAATTTAATGATATTATTCATTAAATGCTCGTTATCGCGCAGTTTTATAGGTTAGGTGAAAGTACATGAGAGTATATCGTGATATACCGGTAAGTCATGTCTTTTCATAAGGTATTCGTATATGGCACCCTAAAACGAGGAGAGCCAAATCATTACTGGATTATGGACAAAAGTAAAGGATTATCCAAATTTGTTGGAGTTGCAAAAACAGTAGAAAAGTACCCTTTGATCATTGGTACGAAATATAATATACCATTTCTCTTAGATGCACCAGGACGAGGACACGTAAGTTCGTTTCTTCCCTTAAATTAATATaggatttattaacgttttttatattttataccgTTCAGTAAATTTGATATTTCAGAATGTTGTCGGGGAATTGTACCAAGTAGATGAGACCATGCTGCAGCATTTAGACATTCTGGAAGACCATCCATCTTTCTACGTAAGAGAAATTGGAAAAGTAAAATTGACTGCTGATGACACCGTAGAGGATTGCTGGATTTACTTGATTAAGAAATTCAAGCCAGAAATGTTGGCGCAAGAGCATTTCGAAGACTACAGTTCTACCGGTGCACATGGACTCGCGTATAGAGAGAGGTACTTGCGTGATAAATCCTATGACATCAAACAGGATGTGTTCCCTTCAGCGTAGATCCAATTTGGTTTAGTACCGGTATACGTATTGTGTAATGATCATAATTGGAAGGAAATAAGTATGTCtacttaaattgaaaatttttttgtttgaaatggttTGTGGGATTCTCTgcagtgttaaaaaataaattaactgtgtCATAAGTTATCATTTCTCATTCATTCACACTTGtatattaaatgtaggcctactagccTATAACTTATGGATGATCCATAATTATGTTCCCCTTTTAGTCCGGTTCcagacaattggccacagaaaattggtaatagggacaattcgccacagatagacaatttgccacactgtCCATTGTCCAAAAATGGgacgtaacaatttatttaaatgtgaattagtggcaaatatgataaATTTCACATTGTTCTCCGATTCAAAATACTAAAACCAGCTTTCTCCTTGTACAgtcttagtgtatctgtcggctataacgttcagttcgtcaatattccttggttcaggtggttggtgcagcttcctggcacggcgcacaggttttttaatagatggtttcttcggtagattcacattgaCTTCACTTGCAATatgctgtaactcattttgaataatgacagacgttggttctcgggaagtccccgcccttgccttcatgttctctacacattcttttgccttaatccttccccagtctgcagaatgattcttgtgttcggatggttctttgacgacactgcttccatcttctgataacgtgactgttgcattacacccgccacgcgtgtcacagcgccaaacaactccattcttattttctctaagtctcgtgtgcATGTAgccaaaatatattaatttgtcagagcctctttctgattttgtgaagcgaatttcttccgccatagttcctaattagtttacagcttctgaatttgtcttgtgtta
This region includes:
- the LOC138706727 gene encoding putative gamma-glutamylcyclotransferase CG2811 isoform X1; protein product: MSFHKVFVYGTLKRGEPNHYWIMDKSKGLSKFVGVAKTVEKYPLIIGTKYNIPFLLDAPGRGHNVVGELYQVDETMLQHLDILEDHPSFYVREIGKVKLTADDTVEDCWIYLIKKFKPEMLAQEHFEDYSSTGAHGLAYRERYLRDKSYDIKQDVFPSA
- the LOC138706727 gene encoding putative gamma-glutamylcyclotransferase CG2811 isoform X2, with product MSFHKVFVYGTLKRGEPNHYWIMDKSKGLSKFVGVAKTVEKYPLIIGTKYNIPFLLDAPGRGHNVVGELYQVDETMLQHLDILEDHPSFYVREIGKVKLTADDTVEDCWIYLIKKFKPEMLAQEHFEDYSSTGAHGLAYRESDNEATIDDL